One Burkholderia sp. PAMC 26561 genomic window carries:
- a CDS encoding peroxiredoxin, giving the protein MPIAVDQPVPDFTAPATGGDFSLSSLKGKKVVLFFYPKDNTPGCTTESLQFRDLYDQFKAAGAEVIGISRDSVKSHDNFKAKLELPYTLVSDSDEAICSLFGVIKMKKMYGKEVRGIERSTFLLDANCVLRREFRGVKVPGHVEQIVEAVQAL; this is encoded by the coding sequence GTGCCGATCGCAGTCGATCAACCTGTTCCCGATTTCACCGCCCCCGCCACCGGCGGCGACTTTTCGCTGTCCAGCCTGAAGGGCAAGAAAGTCGTGCTGTTTTTCTATCCGAAGGACAATACGCCGGGGTGCACCACTGAAAGCCTGCAATTCCGCGATCTCTACGACCAGTTCAAGGCAGCCGGCGCGGAGGTCATCGGTATCTCGCGCGACAGCGTGAAATCGCACGACAACTTCAAGGCGAAGCTGGAACTGCCGTACACACTGGTGTCCGACTCCGACGAAGCCATCTGCTCGCTCTTCGGCGTCATCAAGATGAAGAAAATGTATGGCAAGGAAGTCCGCGGAATCGAGCGTTCGACCTTCCTGCTGGACGCGAACTGTGTGCTTCGCCGGGAGTTCCGTGGCGTAAAGGTTCCAGGTCACGTCGAGCAGATTGTGGAAGCTGTACAAGCGCTTTGA
- a CDS encoding formyltransferase yields the protein MKPRAVVFAYHNVGVRCLQVLLARGVDVALVVTHEDNPQENIWFSSVKSVAADHGIDVITPADPKSAELHDAIARLAPDFIFSFYYRHMLPVGLLALATRGAYNMHGSLLPKYRGRVPTNWAVLNGETETGATLHEMAAKPDAGTILAQTPVPILPDDTASQVFDKTTVAAEQTLWRVLPALIAGEAPHLPNDLSKGSYFGGRKPEDGRIDWSKPAQQVYNLIRAVAPPYPGAFTDLGPTRFIVARARLVPETGLPDFEAETLRALGDLPPGLHVKDNALFGVCGDGRVVAIRELRQPFVDESQTPAGGERVVSPAEFGRLTQSLPHS from the coding sequence ATGAAGCCACGCGCAGTCGTGTTCGCGTATCACAACGTCGGCGTGCGTTGCCTGCAGGTGTTGCTGGCGCGCGGCGTGGACGTTGCGCTGGTCGTCACGCACGAAGACAATCCGCAAGAGAACATCTGGTTCAGCAGCGTGAAATCCGTGGCGGCGGATCATGGGATCGACGTGATCACGCCCGCCGACCCGAAGTCGGCCGAGCTGCATGACGCCATAGCCAGGCTTGCGCCGGACTTCATCTTCTCGTTCTACTACCGTCATATGCTGCCGGTCGGCCTGCTCGCGCTCGCCACGCGCGGCGCGTACAACATGCACGGCTCGCTGCTGCCGAAATATCGCGGCCGCGTTCCAACCAACTGGGCCGTGCTGAACGGCGAGACGGAAACCGGTGCGACGCTGCATGAAATGGCGGCAAAGCCCGACGCCGGGACCATTCTCGCGCAGACGCCTGTTCCCATTCTCCCGGACGACACCGCGAGCCAGGTCTTCGACAAAACCACCGTCGCCGCCGAACAGACGCTCTGGCGTGTGCTGCCGGCGCTGATCGCAGGGGAAGCGCCGCATCTTCCGAACGATCTCAGCAAAGGCAGCTATTTCGGCGGCAGGAAACCGGAAGATGGGCGTATCGACTGGTCGAAACCGGCACAGCAGGTGTACAACCTGATTCGCGCCGTCGCGCCGCCGTATCCGGGCGCTTTCACGGATCTTGGACCGACACGGTTTATCGTGGCGCGGGCCCGGCTCGTGCCGGAGACCGGTTTGCCCGATTTCGAAGCCGAGACCCTGCGCGCGCTCGGGGATTTGCCCCCCGGCCTTCACGTGAAGGATAATGCGCTGTTTGGCGTATGCGGCGATGGCCGCGTCGTCGCCATTCGTGAACTACGGCAGCCATTCGTGGACGAAAGCCAGACTCCAGCCGGCGGCGAACGCGTCGTCAGTCCCGCCGAATTCGGCCGACTCACTCAATCACTTCCTCATTCATGA
- a CDS encoding PhoH family protein → MPLPTAPVKLGNLLPSEEYKAKARPARPSRKQASEGDLATTDIDTDFAAPASASRPTAANTLRAIASETLANAAKGSAVEASDAAPAARTRRTRQTAALLQPAAAPAEQVETTAQPAVARAPVEARVRSEAPPAAPASAAAQPRVQQKRRQRGQPENEIGKLFVLDTNVLMHDPSSLFRFEEHDVYLPMMTLEELDNHKKGMSEVARNARQVSRTLDALVAHVGEMSAGLPLSALGNRDATGRLYFQTTLTDIEPVEGLPVGKADNQILGVVRALQKERTDRQVVLVSKDINMRIKAHALGLPAEDYFNDQVLEDKDLLYSGVRALPSDFWTKHAKGMESWQDTKTGTTYYRVTGPQCASMLVNEFVYFEPQNGEPSFYGIVRELNGKTALLQTLRDYSHHKNNVWGITSRNREQNFALNLLMNPDVDFVTLLGQAGTGKTLMALAAGLAQVLDDKRYNEIIVTRATVPVGEDIGFLPGTEEEKMQPWMGAFDDNLEVLQKTDDAAGEWGRAATQELIRSRLKVKSMNFMRGRTFVDKYVIIDEAQNLTPKQMKTLVTRAGPGTKIVCLGNIAQIDTPYLTEGSSGLTYVVDRFKGWTHSGHVTLARGERSRLADYASDIL, encoded by the coding sequence ATGCCTTTGCCTACCGCACCCGTCAAGCTCGGCAACCTCCTGCCGTCTGAAGAATACAAAGCCAAAGCCCGGCCTGCCCGACCATCCAGAAAGCAGGCGAGCGAGGGCGACCTAGCCACGACTGACATCGATACTGACTTCGCCGCGCCGGCTAGCGCTTCGCGCCCCACCGCCGCGAACACGTTGCGCGCGATCGCCAGTGAAACGCTCGCGAATGCCGCAAAAGGCTCGGCCGTCGAAGCATCCGACGCCGCACCTGCCGCGCGTACGCGCCGCACCAGGCAGACCGCGGCCTTGCTGCAGCCCGCCGCTGCGCCCGCCGAGCAGGTCGAGACCACGGCGCAGCCGGCCGTGGCCCGCGCGCCGGTCGAAGCTCGCGTTCGTTCCGAAGCGCCGCCCGCCGCGCCGGCTTCGGCTGCCGCACAGCCGCGCGTTCAGCAAAAGCGCCGTCAGCGCGGCCAGCCGGAAAACGAGATCGGCAAGCTCTTCGTGCTCGATACGAACGTGCTGATGCACGATCCATCATCGCTTTTCAGGTTCGAGGAACACGACGTCTATCTGCCCATGATGACGCTCGAGGAACTCGACAACCACAAGAAAGGCATGTCGGAAGTGGCGCGCAATGCACGCCAGGTCAGCCGTACGCTGGATGCGCTGGTCGCCCATGTTGGCGAGATGTCGGCGGGATTGCCGCTCTCCGCCCTGGGTAACCGCGATGCAACCGGCCGCCTTTACTTCCAGACCACGTTGACCGACATCGAGCCGGTTGAGGGTCTGCCGGTCGGCAAGGCGGACAACCAGATTCTCGGCGTGGTTCGCGCGCTGCAAAAAGAGCGCACGGATCGCCAGGTCGTGCTGGTGTCGAAAGACATCAACATGCGCATCAAGGCCCACGCGCTCGGTCTGCCGGCAGAAGATTATTTCAACGACCAGGTCCTGGAAGACAAGGATCTGCTTTATTCCGGCGTGCGCGCGCTGCCTTCGGACTTCTGGACGAAGCACGCGAAAGGCATGGAAAGCTGGCAGGACACGAAGACAGGCACCACGTACTACCGCGTGACCGGTCCGCAATGCGCGTCCATGTTAGTGAACGAGTTTGTGTACTTCGAACCGCAGAACGGCGAACCGTCGTTCTATGGCATCGTGCGTGAGCTCAACGGCAAGACGGCGCTGCTGCAAACGCTGCGCGATTACAGTCACCACAAGAACAACGTGTGGGGCATTACATCGCGCAACCGGGAGCAGAATTTTGCGCTGAACCTGCTGATGAACCCGGACGTCGACTTTGTCACGCTGCTGGGTCAGGCCGGGACCGGCAAGACCTTGATGGCGCTGGCCGCCGGCCTCGCACAGGTACTCGACGACAAGCGCTACAACGAGATCATCGTGACCCGGGCGACGGTTCCGGTGGGCGAAGATATCGGGTTCTTGCCGGGTACGGAAGAGGAAAAGATGCAGCCGTGGATGGGCGCATTCGACGACAACCTCGAGGTCCTGCAGAAAACGGACGACGCCGCCGGCGAATGGGGCCGCGCCGCCACGCAGGAACTGATCCGCTCGCGCCTGAAGGTGAAGAGCATGAACTTCATGCGTGGACGCACGTTCGTGGACAAGTACGTGATCATCGATGAAGCGCAGAACCTGACGCCGAAACAGATGAAAACGCTCGTCACGCGGGCGGGTCCGGGTACGAAGATCGTGTGCCTGGGCAATATCGCGCAGATCGATACGCCTTATTTGACCGAAGGCAGCTCGGGGCTGACGTACGTGGTTGACCGCTTCAAGGGCTGGACGCACAGCGGTCACGTGACGCTGGCGCGCGGTGAGCGCTCGCGTCTGGCGGATTACGCTTCAGATATCCTTTAA
- a CDS encoding polysaccharide deacetylase family protein: MARIVLKIDVDTLRGTREGVPNLARLLDKYHARATFLFSLGPDHTGWALRRVFRPGFLKKVSRTSVVEHYGVKTLMYGVLLPGPDIGRRAVAEMRAIHEGGFECGIHTWDHVYWQDNVRAGNREWTAAQMQRSHARFIEIFGAPPVTHGAAGWQMNGYAFEQIDAWGMKYASDGRGHAPYIPVLDGRVLNHVQMPTTLPTLDEVLGVDGVDVSNVAAHLLGLTSKRDHDQVFTLHAELEGQKLAPVFEQMLAGWSAQGHTFCTMGDYHATLDRSTLPTYPVAWGEIPGRAGELILQPD, encoded by the coding sequence GTGGCTCGCATCGTTCTGAAAATCGACGTCGATACGTTGCGCGGCACGCGCGAAGGTGTGCCGAATCTCGCGCGCCTGCTCGACAAGTATCACGCCCGCGCGACCTTCCTGTTCAGTCTCGGACCCGATCACACCGGCTGGGCTTTACGCCGGGTGTTTCGTCCGGGGTTCCTGAAGAAGGTCTCGCGGACATCGGTCGTGGAGCACTACGGCGTCAAGACGCTCATGTATGGCGTGCTTCTGCCGGGGCCGGACATCGGCCGGCGTGCGGTTGCAGAGATGCGCGCAATTCACGAAGGCGGCTTCGAGTGCGGCATCCACACGTGGGACCACGTCTACTGGCAGGACAACGTCCGCGCAGGCAACCGTGAGTGGACCGCCGCGCAGATGCAGCGCAGCCACGCGCGTTTCATCGAAATCTTCGGCGCACCGCCCGTCACGCACGGCGCGGCAGGCTGGCAGATGAACGGCTACGCGTTTGAACAGATCGATGCCTGGGGCATGAAGTACGCGTCCGACGGACGGGGCCACGCGCCCTACATTCCCGTGCTCGATGGCCGCGTCCTGAATCACGTCCAGATGCCGACCACGCTGCCCACGCTGGATGAGGTTCTGGGCGTCGATGGCGTCGACGTGAGCAACGTCGCCGCTCATCTGCTCGGGCTGACATCGAAGCGGGATCACGATCAGGTATTCACGCTGCACGCCGAACTCGAGGGACAAAAGCTTGCCCCGGTTTTCGAGCAGATGCTGGCTGGCTGGAGCGCCCAGGGTCACACGTTCTGCACGATGGGTGACTATCATGCGACGCTGGACCGCTCGACGCTGCCCACGTACCCTGTTGCGTGGGGCGAGATTCCGGGCCGCGCGGGTGAGCTGATCCTGCAGCCGGACTGA
- a CDS encoding DUF47 domain-containing protein: MFGRFMPTEGKFFEIFNAHAKCIVDASHELELLIDNMDQMEVHKQNVQTNEKRADKLTHETIDLLHKTFITPLDRDEIHKLITTMDDILDLMEDVATAISLYDVRESTAEMSQLAHICTATSERVQQAVQLLADMKRASEILKICEEIDRLESDADRVLRSAMSKLFREEDNVKTLIKLKAIYELLETITDKCEDVANIIEGIVLENA; encoded by the coding sequence ATGTTCGGTCGATTCATGCCCACCGAGGGCAAATTTTTCGAAATCTTCAATGCGCACGCGAAGTGCATCGTTGACGCGAGCCACGAACTCGAACTGCTGATCGACAACATGGACCAGATGGAAGTCCATAAGCAGAACGTCCAGACGAACGAAAAACGTGCTGACAAGCTCACGCACGAAACCATCGACCTGTTGCACAAGACCTTCATCACGCCGCTCGATCGCGACGAAATCCACAAGCTCATCACGACCATGGACGACATCCTGGACCTGATGGAGGATGTCGCCACGGCAATCTCGCTTTACGACGTGCGCGAATCGACTGCGGAAATGAGCCAGCTCGCTCATATCTGCACGGCGACTTCCGAGCGCGTGCAGCAAGCCGTGCAACTTCTCGCGGACATGAAGCGCGCCAGCGAAATCCTGAAGATCTGCGAAGAAATCGACCGTCTGGAGTCCGATGCGGACCGCGTACTGCGCTCGGCCATGTCCAAGCTTTTCCGCGAAGAAGATAACGTCAAGACGCTGATCAAGCTGAAGGCAATCTACGAGCTGCTCGAGACGATCACCGATAAATGCGAGGATGTCGCGAACATCATCGAAGGCATCGTGCTGGAAAACGCCTGA
- a CDS encoding SDR family oxidoreductase, giving the protein MDLGLAGKVVLITGGSKGIGFACAQAFAAEGARVAIVSRDAANLARAREQLAQHGHHVHLARADLHEAHSVQDVVEEATSALGPIDILVNSAGAAKRYDPDLLDADAYKAAMEAKYFPCIYPQQAVLKKMAERLKADPKSDPGAVVNIIGMGGKIASDIHIAGGAANAALMLATVGLAHHYAKLGIRINAINPGATLTERVEESLALEAQRQGITRDEALARSQAKVPLGRYATPEEIANVALFLASRQASYVSGAIIPMDGVGAPLI; this is encoded by the coding sequence ATGGACCTGGGACTTGCCGGGAAAGTCGTGCTCATCACGGGCGGCAGCAAGGGCATCGGCTTCGCATGCGCGCAGGCATTTGCAGCGGAAGGTGCGCGCGTCGCGATCGTTTCGCGCGATGCAGCGAACCTGGCGCGCGCCCGCGAACAGCTGGCGCAGCACGGACACCACGTGCATCTCGCACGCGCCGACCTTCACGAAGCGCACAGCGTGCAGGATGTGGTGGAGGAAGCCACGAGCGCGCTTGGCCCCATCGATATCCTTGTGAATTCCGCGGGCGCGGCGAAACGCTACGATCCCGATCTGCTCGATGCCGACGCCTACAAAGCCGCGATGGAAGCCAAGTACTTCCCATGCATCTATCCGCAGCAAGCGGTGCTGAAAAAAATGGCCGAGCGGCTGAAAGCGGACCCGAAGAGCGATCCGGGCGCGGTTGTGAACATCATCGGAATGGGCGGCAAGATTGCGAGCGATATTCACATTGCCGGTGGCGCGGCAAATGCGGCACTGATGCTGGCGACGGTTGGTCTCGCACATCATTACGCGAAACTAGGGATTCGCATCAACGCGATCAACCCGGGCGCGACCCTGACGGAACGTGTGGAGGAATCGCTCGCGCTCGAAGCCCAACGGCAAGGCATCACACGCGACGAAGCGCTGGCGCGCAGCCAGGCGAAAGTGCCGCTCGGCCGCTACGCCACTCCGGAGGAAATCGCGAACGTTGCATTGTTCCTGGCGAGCCGCCAGGCGAGCTACGTGTCCGGCGCAATCATTCCGATGGACGGCGTTGGCGCACCGTTGATTTAG
- a CDS encoding bifunctional UDP-4-keto-pentose/UDP-xylose synthase: MKKVLILGVNGFIGHHLSKRILETTDWEVFGMDMQRDRLGDLAHHERMHFFEGDITINKEWVEYHIKKCDVILPLVAIATPATYVKQPLRVFELDFEANLPIVRSAVKYGKHLVFPSTSEVYGMCTDEQFDPEESQLSYGPINKPRWIYACSKQLMDRVIWGYGMEGLNFTLFRPFNWIGPGLDSIYTPKEGSSRVVTQFLGHIVRGENISLVDGGAQKRAFTDIDDGIGALMKIIENKNGVATGKIYNIGNPSNNFSVRELANKMLKLANEISEYAESAKTVQLVETSSDAYYGTGYQDVQNRVPKIDNTIEELDWKPVATMDDALRKIFEAYRGDVATARRLVEDQN; encoded by the coding sequence ATGAAAAAAGTCCTGATCCTGGGTGTCAACGGCTTCATTGGCCACCACCTTTCCAAGCGCATTCTCGAGACGACCGACTGGGAAGTCTTCGGCATGGACATGCAGCGCGACCGTTTGGGCGACCTCGCCCACCATGAGCGCATGCATTTCTTCGAAGGCGACATCACGATCAACAAGGAGTGGGTCGAATATCACATCAAGAAATGCGATGTGATCCTCCCGCTGGTCGCGATCGCAACGCCGGCCACCTACGTGAAGCAGCCGCTGCGTGTGTTCGAGCTCGACTTCGAAGCGAACCTGCCCATCGTGCGTTCGGCCGTGAAGTACGGCAAGCACCTCGTGTTCCCGTCGACGTCCGAGGTCTACGGCATGTGCACGGACGAGCAGTTCGATCCCGAGGAATCGCAACTCAGCTACGGCCCGATCAACAAGCCGCGTTGGATCTACGCGTGCTCGAAGCAGTTGATGGACCGCGTGATCTGGGGTTACGGCATGGAAGGCCTGAACTTCACGCTGTTCCGCCCGTTCAACTGGATCGGCCCGGGCCTCGACTCCATCTACACGCCGAAGGAAGGCAGCTCGCGAGTGGTCACGCAGTTCCTCGGCCATATCGTGCGGGGCGAAAACATCAGTCTCGTCGATGGCGGCGCGCAAAAACGTGCGTTCACGGATATCGACGACGGCATTGGCGCGCTGATGAAGATCATCGAAAACAAGAACGGCGTGGCGACGGGCAAGATCTACAACATCGGCAATCCGAGCAACAACTTCTCGGTGCGCGAACTCGCGAACAAGATGCTGAAGCTCGCGAACGAGATCAGCGAGTACGCCGAGAGCGCGAAGACCGTGCAACTGGTCGAGACGTCGTCGGATGCTTATTACGGCACGGGCTACCAGGACGTGCAGAACCGCGTGCCCAAGATCGACAACACGATCGAAGAACTGGACTGGAAACCGGTCGCGACCATGGACGACGCCCTGCGCAAGATCTTCGAAGCGTATCGCGGCGATGTGGCGACGGCCCGGCGCCTTGTCGAAGACCAGAATTAA
- a CDS encoding replicative DNA helicase, producing the protein MNAPSKDPQMDALKVPPHSIEAEQSVIGGLLLDNAAWDRIADLMSHSDFYRYDHRIIYEAIGKLIATTRPADVITVYEALTNTGKAEEVGGLAYLNALAQNTPSAANIRRYAEIVRDRAVLRRLVSVADEISADAFNPQGKEVRQLLDEAEAKVFSIAESGARGTQGFLEIGPLLTEVVERIDTLYHTANPSDVTGTPTGFVDLDRMTSGMHGGELIIVAGRPSMGKTAFSMNIGEYVAVEYGLPVAVFSMEMPGTQLTMRMLGSVGRLDQHRMRTGRLTDEDWPKLTHAVQKMSEAQIFIDETGGLNPMELRSRSRRLARQCGKLGLIIVDYLQLMSGSGSGGENRATEISEISRSLKSLAKELDVPVVALSQLNRGLEQRPNKRPIMSDLRESGAIEQDADVILFIYRDEVYNPDSPDKGTAEIIIGKQRNGPIGPVRLTFQGQYTKFENFAGAQNFYSD; encoded by the coding sequence ATGAACGCACCCTCGAAAGATCCGCAAATGGATGCGCTGAAGGTCCCGCCGCATTCCATCGAAGCCGAACAGTCCGTCATTGGCGGCTTGTTGCTCGACAACGCCGCGTGGGATCGCATTGCGGACTTGATGTCGCACAGCGATTTCTACCGCTACGACCACAGGATCATCTACGAGGCGATCGGCAAGCTGATTGCGACCACGCGTCCGGCCGACGTCATCACGGTCTATGAGGCGCTGACCAACACGGGCAAGGCCGAGGAAGTGGGCGGCCTCGCGTATTTGAACGCGCTGGCCCAGAACACGCCGAGCGCGGCCAACATTCGCCGGTACGCGGAAATCGTGCGCGACCGGGCAGTTTTGCGCCGCCTGGTTTCCGTCGCCGATGAAATCTCCGCCGACGCCTTCAATCCGCAAGGCAAGGAAGTGCGCCAGTTGCTGGACGAGGCCGAGGCGAAAGTGTTCTCGATTGCGGAAAGCGGCGCGCGCGGCACGCAAGGGTTTCTTGAGATTGGCCCGCTTTTGACGGAAGTTGTCGAACGTATCGACACGCTTTATCACACCGCGAATCCCAGCGATGTCACCGGTACACCGACGGGTTTTGTCGACCTGGACCGCATGACCTCGGGCATGCACGGCGGTGAGCTGATCATCGTGGCAGGGCGCCCATCGATGGGTAAAACCGCTTTTTCCATGAACATCGGCGAGTATGTGGCGGTCGAGTACGGCCTGCCGGTCGCCGTGTTTTCCATGGAAATGCCGGGCACGCAACTCACCATGCGTATGCTGGGTTCGGTCGGACGCCTCGATCAGCACCGGATGCGTACCGGCCGTCTCACGGACGAAGACTGGCCAAAGCTCACCCACGCAGTGCAAAAAATGAGTGAGGCGCAGATCTTTATCGATGAAACCGGTGGCCTCAACCCGATGGAACTGCGCTCGCGCTCGCGCCGCCTTGCGCGCCAGTGCGGCAAGCTGGGTTTGATCATCGTCGATTATTTGCAACTCATGTCGGGGTCCGGGTCGGGCGGCGAAAACCGCGCGACGGAAATCTCGGAAATCTCGCGATCGCTCAAGAGTCTCGCAAAAGAGCTCGATGTCCCGGTGGTTGCGTTATCGCAGTTGAATCGCGGACTTGAGCAGAGGCCAAACAAGCGTCCGATCATGTCGGATTTGCGAGAATCCGGCGCTATCGAACAGGATGCGGATGTCATTTTGTTTATTTACCGGGACGAAGTTTACAACCCCGACAGCCCCGACAAAGGTACTGCCGAGATCATCATCGGCAAGCAGCGCAATGGCCCAATCGGGCCAGTACGTCTCACGTTCCAGGGGCAATACACGAAGTTCGAGAATTTTGCGGGCGCGCAGAATTTCTACAGCGACTAA
- a CDS encoding NlpC/P60 family protein, which translates to MRRFWSLLLVTFLVAACSSAPQRISRAPAESNTTAANRTFAKPSGFPNFVDHSVGREEISIQAMALVGVPYRWGGNTPEAGFDCSGLVRYVVDRAASVNLPRTTADMSGRGESIEPDEVAPGDLIFFNTTGRAHSHVGIYVGKLRFVNAPSTGGTVRLDYLTNPYWAKRFDGIRRVAAPKSAPAPFDSPTYLASPVPAPSDGAASRSAPAQVAAAPNSTNAVDAFEPPPPVLSAAQRQAQSAGAVSPAVSTARASVDPFEPPPSALSAAQRQALAANATSPVRQPQAESSAIAKASNAPDPIAAAADAFEPPPPTARLAAQQVRAVQEQQPSSVARIPASDPAVHVMRASTNPLVPTRPAAADDPIAKFANGGY; encoded by the coding sequence ATGCGCCGATTCTGGTCACTGCTGCTCGTCACCTTTCTCGTTGCCGCCTGCTCCAGCGCGCCGCAGCGGATATCGCGCGCGCCGGCCGAATCGAATACGACTGCTGCAAACCGCACTTTTGCCAAGCCATCCGGGTTTCCAAACTTCGTCGATCACAGCGTGGGGCGCGAGGAAATTTCCATTCAGGCAATGGCGCTTGTCGGCGTGCCGTATCGCTGGGGCGGGAATACACCGGAAGCCGGTTTTGATTGCAGCGGACTGGTTCGGTACGTGGTCGACCGCGCCGCCTCGGTCAACCTGCCACGCACGACCGCTGACATGAGCGGGCGCGGCGAGTCCATCGAACCAGACGAAGTCGCACCCGGCGACCTGATCTTCTTCAACACGACCGGACGCGCGCATTCGCATGTCGGGATCTACGTGGGCAAGCTGCGCTTCGTGAATGCGCCATCCACCGGCGGCACGGTCCGGCTTGATTATCTGACGAACCCCTACTGGGCGAAGCGCTTCGATGGCATCCGCCGCGTCGCCGCGCCTAAGTCGGCTCCAGCGCCTTTCGATTCACCGACGTATCTGGCGTCGCCCGTTCCCGCTCCGTCCGATGGCGCTGCCAGCCGGTCTGCGCCTGCACAAGTCGCGGCGGCGCCGAACAGTACCAACGCGGTTGACGCGTTCGAACCTCCGCCGCCGGTGTTGTCTGCCGCTCAGCGACAAGCGCAATCAGCCGGCGCGGTTTCGCCGGCTGTGTCTACCGCACGTGCGAGCGTCGATCCGTTCGAACCTCCGCCGTCCGCGCTTTCCGCCGCGCAACGTCAGGCGCTGGCGGCCAACGCAACCTCGCCAGTTCGGCAGCCGCAAGCGGAATCGAGCGCAATCGCTAAAGCATCGAATGCGCCGGACCCCATCGCCGCCGCCGCCGATGCCTTCGAACCACCGCCGCCGACCGCCCGCCTCGCGGCCCAACAAGTACGCGCGGTGCAGGAACAACAGCCATCGTCCGTGGCGCGCATTCCAGCTTCGGACCCGGCCGTCCACGTAATGCGTGCGTCGACGAATCCGCTCGTGCCCACGCGCCCCGCCGCCGCCGATGACCCCATCGCAAAGTTTGCCAACGGCGGCTACTGA
- a CDS encoding inorganic phosphate transporter encodes MHSIQLALWAVITLVVVALVFDFMNGFHDAANSIATVVSTGVLKPQQAVAFAAAFNVIAYFIFHLKVAATVGKGTIDPAIVDQYVIFGALVGAIGWNIITWHYGIPSSSSHALIGGLVGSAWAKSGWGSLNLDGLLKTVSFIFISPLLGFVLGSLFMLIVSWMYFRTPPSKVDRRFRRLQLVSAGLYSLGHGGNDAQKTIGIIWMLLIAAGYASVTADAPPIWVIGGCYLSMGLGTLFGGWRIVRTMGQKITKLKPVGGFCAESGGAITLFVASFLGIPVSTTHTITGAIVGVGATQKFSAVRWGVAGNIVWAWILTIPASAAMAAVAWWLGRHFF; translated from the coding sequence ATGCATTCGATTCAACTCGCCCTCTGGGCTGTCATTACGCTCGTCGTGGTCGCGCTGGTGTTCGACTTCATGAACGGTTTTCACGACGCCGCCAACTCAATCGCAACCGTCGTCTCTACCGGCGTGCTGAAACCTCAGCAGGCCGTGGCTTTTGCTGCAGCTTTCAACGTCATCGCGTATTTCATCTTCCATTTGAAGGTCGCAGCGACCGTAGGGAAGGGAACCATCGATCCGGCAATCGTCGATCAATATGTGATCTTCGGTGCGCTGGTCGGCGCTATCGGCTGGAACATCATCACGTGGCACTATGGCATTCCGTCGAGTTCGTCGCATGCGCTGATCGGCGGCCTGGTCGGGTCTGCATGGGCCAAATCCGGCTGGGGTTCGCTTAACCTCGACGGCCTGCTCAAGACCGTTTCGTTCATCTTCATTTCGCCGCTGCTCGGCTTTGTGCTCGGGTCGCTCTTCATGCTGATCGTCTCGTGGATGTATTTCCGAACGCCGCCGTCGAAGGTGGACCGGCGTTTCAGGCGCTTGCAGCTTGTGTCGGCGGGACTCTATAGCCTCGGGCATGGCGGTAACGACGCGCAGAAAACCATCGGCATCATCTGGATGCTGCTGATTGCGGCGGGTTATGCATCGGTTACAGCCGACGCGCCGCCAATCTGGGTGATCGGCGGATGTTATTTGTCGATGGGACTCGGCACGCTCTTCGGCGGCTGGCGCATCGTGCGCACGATGGGGCAGAAAATCACGAAGCTGAAACCAGTCGGCGGGTTTTGCGCGGAATCGGGCGGGGCGATCACGCTGTTCGTGGCTTCGTTTCTGGGTATTCCCGTCTCGACCACCCATACGATTACCGGCGCGATCGTCGGTGTCGGCGCGACGCAGAAGTTCAGCGCGGTGCGCTGGGGCGTGGCGGGGAACATCGTCTGGGCGTGGATTCTGACGATTCCGGCATCTGCCGCAATGGCCGCCGTTGCATGGTGGCTAGGTCGGCACTTTTTCTAA